The following are from one region of the Hydrogenimonas sp. SS33 genome:
- a CDS encoding DUF3972 domain-containing protein — MSTWLNIRAYAKLVGKDFDDILSMVDNGIVESKEEDGEIFIKADPQESLPAKAPAAKGEVLRVDMESGDGLQFVEKTIGTILSMHEKVVDAKEETLEALKNENQFLKEALVSMQELYDEDRKTIETLTNELNATRDELEFVKRKYKLMWGKMVEQHAEKKQ, encoded by the coding sequence ATGAGTACCTGGCTCAACATACGCGCCTACGCCAAACTGGTGGGGAAAGATTTCGACGATATCCTTTCGATGGTGGACAACGGGATCGTCGAATCCAAAGAAGAAGATGGCGAAATCTTCATCAAAGCCGACCCCCAGGAGAGCCTGCCCGCCAAAGCGCCCGCCGCCAAAGGGGAGGTGCTGCGGGTCGACATGGAGAGCGGCGACGGGCTGCAGTTTGTCGAGAAGACCATCGGTACCATCCTCTCCATGCACGAAAAGGTGGTCGATGCCAAAGAGGAGACCCTGGAAGCCCTGAAGAACGAGAACCAGTTTCTCAAAGAGGCGCTGGTTTCGATGCAGGAGCTCTACGACGAGGACAGGAAGACCATCGAAACCCTGACCAACGAACTCAACGCCACCCGAGACGAGCTGGAGTTCGTCAAGCGCAAATACAAGCTGATGTGGGGCAAAATGGTGGAACAGCACGCGGAGAAGAAGCAGTGA
- a CDS encoding glutaredoxin family protein has protein sequence MAEAKPKRQKQVVLFTSPGCVWCTRAKTFFKKNNIKFKTIDISTNKQAAKDCERHGCRGVPVVLIGSQWICGFDEPKIKKALDLK, from the coding sequence ATGGCGGAAGCGAAACCGAAGCGTCAGAAACAGGTGGTTCTCTTCACCTCTCCCGGATGCGTCTGGTGTACCCGGGCCAAAACCTTCTTCAAGAAGAACAACATCAAGTTCAAGACCATCGACATCTCCACCAACAAGCAGGCGGCCAAGGACTGCGAGCGCCACGGCTGCCGCGGCGTGCCGGTGGTGCTGATCGGCAGCCAGTGGATCTGCGGATTCGACGAACCCAAAATCAAGAAAGCATTGGACCTTAAATGA
- the glyQ gene encoding glycine--tRNA ligase subunit alpha, which produces MITFTDLLLKLQTFWAQQGCNIVQPYDIPAGAGTFHPATLLRSLDSKPWATAYVAPSRRPTDGRYGENPNRLGAYYQFQVLIKPSPDDIQDLYLKSLAYLGLDLSRHDIRFVEDNWESPTLGAWGLGWEVWLDGMEVTQFTYFQQVGGITCDPVAAEITYGTERLAMYLQGVESVFDIIWNEKDGEVTTYADVHKESEYEFSKYHFEVADVEMLFRHFEDAEQECRRCLEAGLPLPAYDQCMIASHTFNVLDARKAISQAQRQNYILKIRDLAKGCAELYKAQESERERRIHGA; this is translated from the coding sequence ATGATCACCTTTACCGACCTCCTTCTCAAACTCCAAACCTTCTGGGCCCAGCAGGGGTGCAACATCGTCCAGCCCTACGACATTCCCGCCGGGGCGGGCACCTTTCACCCCGCGACGCTGCTTCGCAGCCTCGACTCCAAGCCCTGGGCCACCGCCTACGTGGCGCCCAGCCGCCGCCCCACCGACGGGCGCTACGGGGAAAACCCCAACCGTCTGGGGGCCTACTACCAGTTCCAGGTACTCATCAAGCCCAGCCCCGACGACATTCAGGACCTCTACCTCAAGAGCCTGGCCTACCTGGGGCTGGATTTGAGCCGGCACGACATCCGCTTCGTCGAGGACAACTGGGAGTCACCGACCCTGGGTGCCTGGGGTCTGGGATGGGAAGTGTGGCTCGACGGCATGGAGGTGACCCAGTTCACCTATTTTCAGCAGGTCGGCGGCATCACCTGCGACCCGGTCGCCGCGGAGATCACCTACGGCACCGAACGGCTGGCGATGTATCTGCAGGGGGTCGAATCGGTCTTCGACATCATCTGGAACGAGAAGGACGGGGAGGTGACCACCTACGCCGACGTCCACAAGGAGAGCGAATACGAATTTTCCAAATACCATTTCGAAGTGGCCGACGTGGAGATGCTCTTTCGCCACTTCGAGGATGCGGAGCAGGAGTGCCGGCGCTGCCTGGAAGCGGGGCTGCCCCTGCCCGCCTACGACCAGTGCATGATCGCCTCCCACACCTTCAACGTGCTGGACGCCCGCAAAGCGATCTCCCAGGCCCAGCGCCAGAACTACATCCTCAAAATCCGGGACCTGGCCAAAGGGTGCGCCGAACTCTACAAAGCGCAGGAGAGCGAACGGGAACGCCGCATCCACGGCGCATAG
- a CDS encoding FMN-binding glutamate synthase family protein: MLAHVWEFLETSTVYVLSLLFLALIALFIYDKFIQRKHQLLINYPVIGRFRYLFEMLREPLRQYFGEEKFFESRDKVEWVYKAAKNEPNYISFSVSEPFPGSRFILKHTAAVLNEDEVSEDMGVTFGPNRPKPYKSSSPIIRSAMSDGALSPEATRAFALGAAESGFTYNTGEGGLTSNHLYTYKPDQKKDRFLEIVEPTPFAERAFKIVSLLVNKATAVKVYRRILLGRTEVANTYIYDNDTHTLFRVNWEAPLETFPDEVPDSIPNYIFQMSSGLYGVRDKEGKFDPVRYRKVMRFCRMTEIKIAQGAKQTGGKLAASKVTPDIAYYRGVEPWKDLFSPNRFPYADTVDHLFDFVGELQGLSGKPVGLKIVISDINHAEELIANAAKRKEEGRPLPDFLTVDSGDGGSATAPLEMMESVGLTLHNALYVVDSLLEKYGLRDDIRIIATGKILTPDDVVVTLALGSDAVGIARGFMMSGGCIRARMCSGFGSHQCPVGMATQDPRIRASYLVHQKGRNIANYHRNLLKGIRSLLAIMGKRRLSELSRKDLTYKNNTGEIYFDVDKYFAEKFHR, encoded by the coding sequence ATGTTAGCCCATGTATGGGAGTTTCTGGAGACATCCACCGTCTATGTTCTGAGCCTTCTCTTTCTGGCGCTCATCGCCCTTTTCATCTATGACAAATTCATCCAGCGCAAACACCAGCTGCTGATCAACTACCCGGTCATCGGCCGTTTCCGCTACCTCTTCGAGATGCTGAGAGAACCGCTGCGCCAATATTTCGGCGAAGAGAAGTTCTTCGAATCGAGAGACAAGGTGGAGTGGGTCTACAAAGCCGCCAAGAACGAGCCCAACTACATCTCCTTCTCCGTCTCCGAGCCCTTTCCCGGTTCCCGTTTCATCCTGAAACATACCGCTGCAGTGCTCAACGAGGATGAAGTGAGCGAAGATATGGGCGTCACCTTCGGCCCCAACCGTCCCAAACCCTACAAGTCGAGCTCCCCCATCATCCGCTCCGCCATGAGCGACGGGGCCCTGAGCCCCGAGGCGACCCGCGCCTTCGCCCTGGGCGCCGCCGAATCGGGATTCACCTACAACACCGGCGAGGGGGGGCTCACCTCCAACCACCTCTACACCTACAAACCCGACCAGAAAAAGGACAGATTCCTCGAGATCGTGGAGCCGACCCCCTTCGCCGAGCGGGCCTTCAAAATCGTCAGTCTCCTCGTCAACAAGGCGACGGCGGTGAAGGTTTACCGCCGCATTCTGCTGGGCAGGACGGAGGTGGCCAACACCTACATCTACGACAACGACACCCACACCCTCTTTAGGGTCAACTGGGAGGCGCCGCTGGAGACCTTCCCCGACGAGGTGCCCGACTCCATCCCCAACTACATCTTCCAGATGAGTTCGGGCCTTTACGGCGTGCGGGACAAAGAGGGGAAATTCGACCCCGTCCGCTACCGGAAGGTGATGCGCTTCTGCCGGATGACCGAGATCAAGATCGCCCAGGGGGCGAAGCAGACCGGCGGCAAACTGGCGGCCAGCAAAGTGACGCCCGACATCGCCTACTACCGGGGGGTGGAACCCTGGAAGGACCTCTTCAGCCCCAACCGTTTCCCCTACGCCGACACGGTGGACCACCTGTTCGATTTCGTCGGGGAGCTGCAGGGGCTTTCGGGCAAGCCGGTGGGACTCAAGATCGTCATCAGCGACATAAACCATGCCGAAGAGCTCATCGCCAACGCGGCGAAACGGAAGGAGGAGGGGCGGCCCCTGCCCGACTTCCTGACCGTTGACAGCGGCGACGGCGGCAGTGCCACGGCTCCCCTGGAGATGATGGAGTCGGTGGGGCTGACCCTGCACAATGCCCTCTACGTGGTCGACAGTCTTCTGGAGAAGTACGGCCTTCGCGACGACATCCGCATCATTGCCACCGGGAAAATCCTCACCCCCGACGATGTGGTGGTCACCCTGGCGCTTGGTTCGGACGCCGTGGGCATCGCCCGGGGCTTCATGATGAGCGGCGGCTGCATCCGGGCGCGGATGTGTTCGGGCTTCGGCAGCCACCAGTGTCCCGTGGGCATGGCGACCCAGGACCCCAGGATCCGCGCCTCCTACCTGGTGCACCAGAAGGGGCGCAACATCGCCAACTACCACCGGAACCTGCTCAAGGGGATCCGCAGCCTTCTGGCCATCATGGGCAAACGCCGCCTAAGTGAACTGAGCCGCAAAGACCTGACCTACAAGAACAATACCGGCGAGATCTACTTCGACGTGGACAAATATTTCGCCGAGAAGTTTCACCGGTGA
- a CDS encoding chemotaxis protein, whose translation MTQEELDALMAGDLDLEEASASEDSPDVEGEDEVTSAEDVTPEDENDEEVITPPPATREHRVVSQLDDVTRDSEEKASEIFDALDGVMNDVDEALSKLERIQVISDDYEKLFATLCAKFPHITKFQKAAEEASELQELADEAVAKLQNANDQILGAMDTMQYQDIHRQKIERVINIMRALSKYMSALFEGNVEDEKRVKSARHIEGDTGTEEVISNDDIEALIAQFGGK comes from the coding sequence ATGACACAGGAAGAACTTGATGCGCTGATGGCGGGCGACCTGGACCTGGAGGAGGCGTCGGCCTCGGAAGACTCTCCCGACGTTGAAGGGGAAGATGAGGTGACGTCGGCCGAAGATGTGACGCCGGAAGACGAGAACGACGAAGAGGTGATCACACCGCCGCCGGCGACCAGGGAGCACCGGGTCGTCAGCCAGCTCGACGACGTGACACGCGACAGCGAAGAGAAGGCGAGCGAGATCTTCGACGCCCTCGACGGGGTGATGAACGATGTGGACGAAGCCCTTTCGAAACTGGAGCGGATCCAGGTGATCTCCGACGACTACGAAAAGCTCTTCGCGACACTCTGCGCCAAATTTCCTCACATCACGAAGTTCCAAAAAGCGGCAGAAGAGGCAAGTGAGCTGCAGGAGCTGGCCGATGAGGCGGTCGCCAAACTCCAAAACGCCAACGACCAGATCCTGGGCGCCATGGATACGATGCAGTACCAGGACATCCACCGCCAGAAGATCGAACGGGTCATCAACATCATGCGGGCGTTGAGCAAATATATGAGCGCCCTCTTCGAAGGGAACGTGGAGGACGAGAAGCGGGTCAAGTCGGCCCGGCACATCGAAGGGGATACGGGAACCGAAGAGGTGATCTCCAACGACGACATCGAAGCCCTCATCGCCCAGTTCGGAGGCAAATAG
- a CDS encoding efflux RND transporter permease subunit produces the protein MKIIEYFLKNTRLNHVMLLFILVAGVLTWRDIPKELFPDVTLDMIDIGGGYPGTSAEILDKMAVRDIEEALEGISGIKTTETIITPGRFDIIVTLLDSADPIDVLNKVKDAIAANRQYLPPDMVEPVATLLVRKRELVSLSLASKTLGHDKLVAVAKEIKRKIVQQSGIAEVKIFGDSQEEVLIRVDTEALKAYGIDPRLFIQAVSNLSYIYPVGDIEEPGHYVFLATVHGETSEAAWRDARIAVGGRTVRLGDVARVRRKLAERTTLSSFDTLDNVTLKIYKSMKGDAIVLSKKMHALVKRLEKAYPQVEFHLYHDSSIPIKKRLDVIVSNIIFGLILIFTTMALLINVRIATVVTMGIPFSFAIGLLFLYYMGYTINIISLLGALIVIGVVVDDAVVVAENIQRYLDDGLPRHEAVLKGVREMVLPVTLATVTTVVAFLPLFLMSGEMAHFIILIPIVVIVVLLGSLLEAFLFLPLHAKELLKPGDNRVDWRPLQALYERSLIFIVRYKRIFLALFVIGIPLATVMLLRMTHFQFFPSFDSRYIYVTGRTGLDTPIEQTHEVARQIEKALLVHKKELGIKSVSAVAGSRTTLGGENERDNGSFYITVELYDLKDKDWVNRYLNPLLNLSFDWHDPNKRRSETTFELAPKIDALIRPFKAKYRLEELGVRQKHVGVIRNDIKINFSGSDDAKIVAAMQAVEKALSKIPGVTAVSDNLQYGKLEYKMKVNAYGQKLGLEEAQIARLLSGYFLTRRQALTFGRDGVVEIRTEAVRKDDLEALNRFEIPLADGRFVCLGDVVTFQKSRDFMQIKKRDGVAVKSVFATVDKQKITANQVLSRIDGLLKKIEKEGIRLRLMGEKEKDEQLAREMTHALIVALFLILVSLLIIFDRIKYALMVMSVIPFSILGALAGHLMLGLNLSMPSIIGMLGLAGVVVNDGIIMLDFLHGTHDPARFFERAALRLRPILITSITTFLGLFTLIFYAAGQAVILQPIAVAIGFGLLWGTVLNLFYLPTLYAVVNGIDMRKGRDVPLRGGVNEV, from the coding sequence ATGAAGATCATCGAATATTTCTTGAAAAACACCCGGCTCAACCATGTGATGCTCCTCTTCATCCTCGTCGCCGGGGTGCTGACGTGGCGGGATATCCCCAAGGAACTTTTTCCCGATGTCACCCTCGACATGATTGACATCGGCGGCGGCTATCCGGGAACCTCGGCGGAGATTCTCGACAAGATGGCGGTACGGGACATCGAGGAGGCGCTGGAGGGGATCAGCGGCATCAAGACCACCGAAACCATCATCACCCCGGGGCGCTTCGACATCATCGTCACGCTGCTTGACAGCGCCGACCCGATTGACGTGCTGAACAAGGTCAAAGACGCCATCGCCGCCAACCGGCAGTACCTGCCCCCCGACATGGTCGAACCCGTCGCCACGTTGCTGGTACGCAAGCGGGAGCTGGTCTCCCTCTCCCTGGCTTCCAAAACCCTCGGCCACGACAAACTGGTGGCGGTGGCCAAGGAGATCAAGCGAAAGATCGTCCAGCAAAGCGGCATCGCGGAGGTGAAGATCTTCGGCGACTCCCAGGAGGAGGTGCTCATCCGCGTCGACACGGAGGCGCTGAAGGCCTACGGCATCGACCCGAGGCTCTTTATCCAGGCGGTCTCCAACCTCTCCTACATCTACCCCGTCGGCGACATCGAGGAGCCGGGGCACTACGTCTTTCTCGCCACGGTCCACGGGGAAACAAGCGAAGCGGCGTGGCGCGACGCCCGCATCGCCGTCGGCGGCAGGACGGTCCGGCTGGGGGATGTGGCCCGGGTGCGGCGCAAACTGGCCGAGAGGACGACCCTCTCTTCGTTTGACACCCTGGACAATGTCACCCTCAAGATCTACAAGAGCATGAAGGGTGACGCCATCGTGCTGTCGAAGAAGATGCACGCCCTGGTGAAGCGCCTTGAAAAGGCCTACCCCCAGGTGGAATTCCACCTCTATCACGACTCCTCCATCCCCATCAAAAAGCGGCTGGATGTCATCGTCTCCAACATCATCTTCGGCCTCATCCTCATCTTTACGACGATGGCGCTGCTCATCAATGTCCGCATCGCCACGGTGGTGACCATGGGCATCCCCTTCTCCTTCGCCATCGGCCTGCTCTTTCTCTACTACATGGGCTACACCATCAACATCATCTCCCTGCTGGGGGCGCTCATCGTCATCGGAGTCGTGGTGGACGACGCGGTGGTCGTGGCGGAGAATATCCAGCGCTACCTGGACGACGGGCTGCCGCGGCACGAGGCGGTGCTCAAGGGGGTGCGGGAGATGGTCCTACCCGTCACCCTGGCGACGGTGACGACGGTGGTCGCCTTCCTGCCTCTGTTTCTGATGTCGGGGGAGATGGCCCACTTCATCATCCTCATCCCCATCGTCGTCATCGTCGTGCTCCTGGGTTCTCTGCTGGAGGCGTTTCTCTTTCTGCCGCTGCACGCCAAAGAGCTTCTCAAACCCGGGGACAACCGGGTCGACTGGCGCCCCCTGCAGGCGCTGTATGAACGTTCGCTCATCTTCATCGTGCGCTACAAGCGGATCTTTCTGGCGCTTTTCGTCATCGGTATTCCCCTGGCCACCGTCATGCTTTTGAGAATGACCCACTTCCAGTTCTTCCCCTCCTTCGACAGCCGCTACATCTACGTCACGGGCCGCACCGGCCTTGACACCCCCATCGAGCAGACCCACGAAGTGGCGCGGCAGATCGAAAAGGCGCTGCTGGTGCACAAAAAGGAGCTGGGGATCAAGTCGGTCTCCGCCGTGGCGGGGTCGCGGACGACGCTGGGGGGCGAGAACGAGCGGGACAACGGCTCTTTTTACATCACCGTCGAACTCTACGACCTCAAGGACAAAGATTGGGTCAACCGCTACCTCAACCCGCTGCTGAACCTCTCCTTCGACTGGCACGACCCCAACAAGCGTCGCAGCGAGACCACCTTCGAGCTGGCCCCGAAGATCGACGCTCTCATCCGCCCCTTCAAGGCGAAATACCGCCTGGAGGAGCTGGGGGTTCGGCAGAAGCATGTGGGGGTCATCCGCAACGACATCAAGATCAACTTCTCCGGTAGCGACGACGCCAAAATCGTCGCCGCCATGCAAGCGGTGGAGAAGGCCCTGTCGAAGATCCCCGGCGTGACGGCGGTCAGCGACAATCTCCAGTACGGAAAGCTGGAGTACAAGATGAAGGTCAACGCCTACGGCCAGAAACTGGGGCTGGAGGAGGCCCAGATCGCCCGGTTGCTCTCGGGCTACTTCCTGACCCGCCGCCAGGCCCTCACCTTTGGCCGAGACGGGGTGGTGGAGATCCGCACCGAAGCGGTGCGCAAAGACGACCTGGAGGCCCTGAACCGTTTCGAAATACCTCTGGCTGACGGCCGTTTCGTCTGCCTCGGGGATGTGGTCACCTTCCAAAAGAGCCGCGACTTCATGCAGATCAAGAAGCGTGACGGGGTGGCGGTCAAGTCGGTCTTCGCCACGGTCGACAAACAGAAGATCACCGCCAACCAGGTGCTCTCCCGCATCGACGGGTTGCTGAAAAAGATCGAAAAAGAGGGAATCCGCCTGCGGTTGATGGGCGAGAAGGAGAAGGACGAGCAGCTGGCACGGGAGATGACCCATGCCCTGATCGTGGCGCTCTTTCTGATCCTCGTTTCGCTGCTGATCATTTTCGACCGCATCAAATACGCCCTGATGGTGATGTCGGTGATCCCCTTCTCCATCCTGGGCGCCCTGGCGGGGCACCTGATGCTGGGGCTCAACCTCTCCATGCCCTCCATCATAGGCATGCTGGGGCTGGCGGGCGTCGTCGTGAACGACGGCATCATCATGCTCGACTTCCTCCACGGCACCCACGACCCCGCCCGATTCTTTGAGCGGGCGGCCCTGCGACTGCGCCCCATTCTCATCACCTCCATCACCACCTTTCTGGGGCTCTTCACCCTCATCTTCTACGCCGCGGGGCAGGCGGTCATTCTGCAGCCCATCGCCGTGGCGATCGGCTTCGGGCTTTTGTGGGGGACGGTGCTGAATCTCTTCTACCTGCCGACCCTCTACGCCGTGGTCAACGGAATCGATATGCGAAAGGGGCGGGATGTGCCGCTGCGGGGCGGCGTAAATGAAGTCTAA
- a CDS encoding Nif3-like dinuclear metal center hexameric protein — protein MKIGEIYDLLDALSPFELQESWDNSGLLVGERRQEATNVVLSVDIDLEMIEEAEVGTLFVLHHPLIFKGLKTLDWSGYPARLLRRMVKKDQSLIAMHTNFDQTHLNRYVFEEVLGFEGAACEGFVCIAKGAWRSDTLLEEVKKRLGLGVMRVVGEHREVRKVALTTGAGGSLMDTVDADLFLTGDIKFHDAMKARAEGLMLADIGHYESEKPFAEALAPHLKNLPIPVIIAQSKNPFTYI, from the coding sequence ATGAAAATAGGCGAGATCTACGACCTGCTCGATGCGTTGAGCCCTTTCGAACTTCAGGAGTCCTGGGACAACAGCGGGCTGCTGGTGGGCGAGCGGCGGCAGGAGGCGACCAACGTGGTGCTCAGCGTCGACATCGACTTGGAGATGATCGAAGAGGCCGAGGTCGGAACGCTCTTCGTGCTGCACCATCCCCTCATCTTCAAGGGCCTCAAAACGCTCGACTGGTCCGGCTACCCCGCCCGCCTGCTTCGCCGGATGGTCAAAAAGGACCAGAGCCTCATCGCCATGCACACCAACTTCGACCAGACCCATCTCAACCGCTACGTTTTCGAAGAGGTGCTGGGTTTCGAAGGGGCGGCGTGCGAAGGCTTCGTCTGCATCGCCAAGGGGGCGTGGCGAAGCGACACCCTCCTGGAGGAGGTCAAAAAACGGCTGGGGCTTGGTGTGATGCGCGTCGTCGGAGAGCATCGGGAGGTGAGAAAAGTGGCCCTGACCACCGGTGCGGGGGGGAGCCTGATGGATACGGTCGACGCGGACCTGTTCCTCACCGGCGACATCAAGTTCCACGACGCCATGAAGGCCCGCGCCGAGGGACTGATGCTGGCCGACATAGGCCATTACGAGAGTGAAAAACCCTTCGCCGAAGCCCTCGCGCCCCATTTGAAAAATCTGCCGATTCCCGTTATAATTGCGCAATCGAAGAACCCCTTTACCTACATTTAA
- a CDS encoding ARMT1-like domain-containing protein — translation MTPTCVTCIFSQALRVCETLKVDEETTKRVLDRVGCMVPTWRFDETPPQVAARVYPEIAKILDTDDIYRDFKQEATKGAEAFLPFVEAKIAESRDRFDAALKAAVAGNVIDLAATAQFDLEEEVGKIFDTPFAIDDSGALRAALERAERLLVVGDNAGEHLFDKVMMATLKTLFPKLRIFYAVRGRPIINDVTVKEAEAAGIGEVAEIVDSGVDTPGLDLSRMNESMRKVYESADAVLAKGMGNYESLNDTSTRPTWFLLKVKCDVVAASLGRRVGDIVCCQGVRNV, via the coding sequence ATGACCCCCACCTGCGTCACCTGCATCTTCTCCCAGGCCCTTCGGGTCTGCGAAACCCTGAAGGTGGACGAGGAGACGACCAAGCGGGTCCTCGACAGGGTCGGCTGCATGGTCCCCACATGGCGGTTCGACGAGACACCGCCCCAGGTGGCGGCGCGGGTCTACCCCGAGATCGCGAAGATCCTCGATACCGACGACATCTACCGCGACTTCAAACAGGAGGCGACGAAGGGGGCCGAAGCCTTCCTCCCTTTCGTGGAAGCGAAGATCGCGGAGAGCCGGGACCGGTTCGATGCCGCCCTGAAGGCGGCGGTGGCGGGCAACGTCATCGACCTGGCGGCCACGGCGCAGTTCGACCTGGAAGAGGAGGTGGGGAAGATTTTTGACACCCCCTTCGCCATCGACGACAGCGGCGCGCTGCGTGCCGCCCTGGAGAGGGCGGAGCGTCTCCTGGTGGTCGGGGACAATGCCGGGGAGCACCTTTTCGACAAGGTGATGATGGCGACCCTGAAAACCCTTTTTCCGAAACTCAGGATCTTCTATGCCGTCAGGGGGAGGCCGATCATCAACGACGTGACGGTGAAAGAGGCCGAGGCCGCCGGCATCGGCGAAGTGGCCGAGATCGTCGACAGCGGCGTCGATACCCCGGGGCTCGACCTCTCGCGGATGAACGAAAGCATGCGGAAGGTCTACGAAAGCGCGGACGCGGTGTTGGCCAAGGGGATGGGGAACTACGAATCTCTCAACGACACCTCGACACGCCCCACCTGGTTCCTGCTGAAGGTCAAATGCGACGTCGTCGCCGCCTCGCTGGGGCGCCGGGTCGGCGACATCGTCTGCTGCCAAGGAGTGCGAAATGTTTGA
- a CDS encoding peptidase U32 family protein, protein MVELLSPAGNLDKLKIAFAYGADAVYGGVSHFSLRIRSGKEFTYESFQEGIDYAHALGKKVYVTINGFPFNSQLKLYQEHMEKMAAMGPDAFIIATPGLVKMALDVAPEIPVHLSTQANVMNVLDARFYYDLGVKRIIAAREISLKDLEAIKAALPDLELEVFVHGSMCFAYSGRCLISSLQSGRVPNRGSCANDCRFPYVLYAENPETGVAFRLEEVPEVGTYIMNAKDMNLASHIDEILASGVVDSLKIEGRTKSPYYVAATTHAYRMAIDDYYAGRFSPETYQRELHTTKHRGFTDAYLIHRPFEKEGTQSLESSISEGTHQVAAQVDEAGLSFLVKDRVCEGDELEILSPAPVTAPVSNEKGAVFQKGDGSWWVRMDRLETPKAKRYECIHSGNENPILLPAPLPPFTFLRRPLKRQNQPTGE, encoded by the coding sequence TTGGTCGAACTCCTCTCTCCAGCGGGTAACCTGGACAAGCTCAAGATCGCCTTCGCCTACGGCGCCGATGCGGTTTACGGCGGGGTGAGCCACTTCTCCCTGCGCATTCGAAGCGGCAAGGAGTTCACCTACGAGAGTTTCCAAGAGGGGATCGACTACGCCCATGCCCTGGGGAAAAAGGTCTACGTGACGATCAACGGCTTCCCTTTTAACTCCCAGCTCAAGCTCTACCAGGAGCACATGGAGAAGATGGCCGCCATGGGGCCCGACGCCTTCATCATCGCCACGCCGGGCCTGGTGAAGATGGCGCTGGATGTGGCGCCGGAGATTCCGGTGCACCTTTCGACCCAGGCCAACGTCATGAACGTACTCGATGCCCGGTTCTACTACGACCTGGGCGTCAAACGGATCATCGCCGCCCGGGAGATCAGCCTCAAGGACCTGGAGGCGATCAAGGCGGCGCTTCCCGACCTGGAGCTTGAGGTTTTCGTCCACGGCTCCATGTGTTTCGCCTACAGCGGCCGCTGCCTCATCAGTTCCCTCCAGAGCGGCCGGGTCCCCAACCGTGGCAGCTGCGCCAACGACTGCCGCTTCCCCTACGTCCTCTATGCAGAAAACCCGGAAACCGGTGTCGCGTTCCGTCTGGAGGAGGTACCGGAGGTGGGGACCTACATCATGAACGCCAAAGACATGAACCTGGCCTCCCATATCGACGAGATCCTCGCTTCCGGCGTCGTCGACTCCCTGAAGATCGAAGGGCGCACCAAGAGCCCCTACTATGTGGCGGCGACGACCCACGCCTACCGCATGGCCATCGACGACTACTACGCCGGCCGCTTCTCACCCGAAACGTACCAGCGGGAACTCCATACGACCAAGCACCGGGGCTTTACCGATGCCTACCTGATCCACCGCCCCTTCGAAAAGGAGGGGACCCAGAGCCTGGAGAGTTCCATCAGCGAAGGGACCCACCAGGTGGCGGCCCAGGTGGACGAGGCGGGGCTCAGCTTCCTGGTCAAGGACAGGGTCTGCGAAGGGGACGAACTGGAAATTCTCTCCCCCGCCCCCGTCACGGCCCCCGTCTCTAACGAAAAAGGGGCGGTTTTTCAAAAAGGGGACGGCAGCTGGTGGGTACGGATGGACCGGCTCGAAACCCCCAAGGCAAAGCGTTACGAGTGTATCCACAGCGGCAATGAAAACCCCATTCTGCTTCCCGCCCCGCTGCCGCCCTTTACCTTTCTGCGGCGGCCTCTGAAGCGGCAAAACCAACCTACAGGAGAGTGA
- the purE gene encoding 5-(carboxyamino)imidazole ribonucleotide mutase: MRFVSIIIGSKSDYDVMKECGKTLEKFGVPYELIISSAHRSPERTKNYIKDAESRGAVVFIAAAGMAAHLAGAVAATTIKPVIGVPMSSSDLRGEDALLSTVMMPAGMPVATLAIGKAGAINSAYLAMQILAIDDDELKVKLTEDRLAKAKKVETDSAEIEVLIDNR; this comes from the coding sequence ATGCGTTTCGTTTCCATCATTATCGGCAGCAAGAGCGACTACGACGTCATGAAAGAGTGCGGCAAGACCCTGGAGAAGTTCGGTGTTCCCTACGAGCTGATCATCTCTTCGGCCCACCGAAGTCCCGAGCGGACCAAAAACTACATCAAAGACGCCGAGAGCAGGGGGGCGGTGGTCTTCATCGCCGCGGCGGGGATGGCGGCCCACCTGGCCGGCGCCGTGGCGGCCACGACCATCAAACCGGTCATCGGCGTACCCATGAGCTCCTCGGACCTGCGGGGCGAGGATGCGCTGCTCTCTACCGTCATGATGCCCGCGGGCATGCCGGTGGCGACGCTGGCCATCGGAAAAGCGGGGGCCATCAACAGCGCCTACCTGGCGATGCAGATTCTGGCCATCGACGACGACGAGCTGAAGGTGAAGCTCACCGAAGACCGCCTGGCCAAGGCGAAGAAAGTGGAGACCGATTCGGCCGAGATCGAAGTTTTGATCGACAACCGGTAA